One part of the Conexibacter woesei Iso977N genome encodes these proteins:
- the fabI gene encoding enoyl-ACP reductase FabI, with protein sequence MGHLDGKKLLITGVLTDRSIAFAVARRAQEEGAEIVLTGFGRGMRLTQRMAARLPSEPEVLEMDVTDEEQIAAVVADLESRWGVVDGILHAIAFVPADALGGRFLEAPAASAIAAFEISAFSLKSLGAAFAPLLEKSESGSLVGLDFDASKAWPIYDWAGVSKAALESVNRYLAQYLGPRGIRSNLVAAGPLRTMAAGAIEGFDRLASAWEQGAPLAWALDDPDPVADACLFLLSPWARAITGEILHVDGGFHALGVHVGPDSPSA encoded by the coding sequence ATGGGTCACCTGGACGGCAAGAAGCTCCTGATCACCGGCGTGCTGACGGACCGCTCGATCGCGTTCGCGGTCGCGCGCCGCGCGCAGGAGGAGGGCGCCGAGATCGTCCTCACGGGCTTCGGCCGCGGCATGCGGCTGACGCAGCGGATGGCCGCGCGGCTGCCGTCGGAGCCGGAGGTCCTGGAGATGGACGTCACCGACGAGGAGCAGATCGCCGCGGTGGTGGCGGACCTGGAGTCCCGCTGGGGCGTGGTCGACGGGATCCTGCACGCGATCGCGTTCGTCCCGGCCGACGCGCTGGGCGGGCGCTTCCTCGAGGCGCCGGCGGCGTCGGCCATCGCCGCGTTCGAGATCTCTGCGTTCTCGCTGAAGTCGCTGGGCGCGGCGTTCGCGCCGCTGCTGGAGAAGAGCGAGAGCGGGTCGCTGGTCGGCCTGGACTTCGACGCGAGCAAGGCGTGGCCGATCTACGACTGGGCCGGCGTCTCGAAGGCCGCGCTGGAGTCGGTCAACCGGTACCTGGCGCAGTACCTGGGGCCGAGGGGGATCCGCTCCAACCTGGTCGCCGCGGGGCCGCTGCGCACGATGGCCGCGGGCGCGATCGAGGGCTTCGACAGGCTCGCTTCCGCCTGGGAGCAGGGCGCGCCGCTGGCATGGGCGCTGGACGACCCGGACCCGGTCGCCGACGCGTGCCTGTTCCTCCTGTCGCCGTGGGCGCGGGCGATCACCGGCGAGATCCTGCACGTCGACGGCGGCTTCCACGCGCTCGGGGTGCACGTCGGCCCGGACTCCCCATCGGCATAG
- a CDS encoding S53 family peptidase, producing the protein MSNGSQYVELPGSERQPLPGARRVADAPPDEPVDVTVLLRRKDGDATDAFAAHAEADPVARGDLSVDQLGARFGAADDDVEKVERFAKDHGLEVVDESAAQRRVLLRGPAAAMGEAFGVSLGRYENDEGLAYRGREGAVQVPADLEGVVTAVLGLDDRPQARPRLVRAAAAAPPRAFAVPEIAKLYNFPTSQASGQWVAIIELGGGFRQADLDTYFRSIGMPTPTVEAIPVGRGRNDPGRPADGEVMLDIEVVGAVAPGVRIAVYFAENTTAGFVNAILAAAHDTARRPSVFSISWGSAEENWTPQAVTAMNQAFADAGFVGMTVTAAAGDDGARDGSTDGTAQADFPASSPLVLGCGGTRLLADGGRISGETVWNDGPDSATGGGVSERFAVPTWQTAARVDRNANPPGKPGRGVPDVAGVGDPETGYRIRVDGRDAVFGGTSAVAPLWAGLIALYDDALRTRLGFLNPAFYRWGLAGQGFHDITQGNNIVPGAPGYTARAGWDACTGLGSPDGQALLARLRGGTAA; encoded by the coding sequence ATGAGCAATGGCTCGCAGTACGTCGAGCTTCCCGGATCGGAACGGCAGCCCCTCCCGGGCGCCCGGCGCGTCGCGGACGCGCCGCCCGACGAGCCGGTCGATGTCACGGTGCTCCTGCGCCGCAAGGACGGCGACGCGACCGACGCGTTCGCCGCGCACGCGGAGGCCGATCCGGTCGCGCGAGGGGACCTGAGCGTCGACCAGCTCGGCGCGCGCTTCGGCGCGGCCGACGACGACGTCGAGAAGGTCGAGCGGTTCGCGAAGGACCACGGGCTGGAGGTCGTCGACGAGAGCGCGGCCCAGCGGCGCGTCTTGCTGCGCGGCCCGGCCGCGGCGATGGGGGAGGCGTTCGGCGTCTCGCTCGGGCGCTACGAGAACGACGAGGGGCTGGCCTACCGCGGGCGGGAGGGCGCGGTGCAGGTCCCGGCCGACCTGGAGGGCGTCGTCACGGCGGTCCTGGGGCTGGACGATCGCCCGCAGGCGAGGCCGCGCCTCGTGAGGGCCGCCGCGGCGGCGCCGCCGAGGGCGTTCGCGGTCCCGGAGATCGCGAAGTTGTACAACTTCCCGACGAGCCAGGCGAGCGGCCAGTGGGTCGCGATCATCGAGCTCGGCGGCGGGTTCCGGCAGGCCGACCTCGACACGTACTTCAGGTCGATCGGGATGCCGACGCCGACGGTCGAGGCGATCCCGGTCGGCAGGGGCAGGAACGACCCGGGCAGGCCGGCGGACGGCGAGGTGATGCTCGACATCGAGGTCGTCGGCGCGGTCGCGCCGGGCGTGAGGATCGCGGTGTACTTCGCGGAGAACACGACCGCGGGGTTCGTCAACGCGATCCTCGCCGCCGCGCACGACACGGCGAGGAGGCCGTCGGTCTTCTCGATCAGCTGGGGCAGCGCGGAGGAGAACTGGACGCCGCAGGCGGTCACCGCGATGAACCAGGCGTTCGCGGACGCCGGCTTCGTCGGCATGACCGTGACCGCGGCCGCCGGTGACGACGGCGCGCGGGACGGGTCGACCGACGGGACCGCGCAGGCGGACTTCCCGGCGTCGAGCCCGCTGGTCCTGGGGTGCGGCGGGACGCGGCTGCTGGCCGACGGCGGCAGGATCAGCGGCGAGACGGTGTGGAACGACGGGCCGGACAGCGCCACGGGCGGTGGCGTGTCGGAGCGGTTCGCGGTGCCCACGTGGCAGACCGCGGCGAGGGTCGACAGGAACGCGAACCCGCCTGGCAAGCCGGGGCGCGGCGTGCCGGACGTGGCGGGCGTCGGCGATCCGGAGACCGGCTACAGGATCCGGGTCGACGGCAGGGACGCGGTGTTCGGCGGGACGTCGGCCGTCGCCCCGCTGTGGGCGGGGCTGATCGCGCTGTACGACGACGCGCTGAGGACGCGGCTCGGGTTCCTGAACCCCGCGTTCTACAGGTGGGGGCTCGCGGGCCAGGGGTTCCACGACATCACGCAGGGCAACAACATCGTGCCGGGCGCGCCGGGCTACACGGCCCGCGCGGGGTGGGATGCGTGCACCGGGCTGGGTTCGCCGGACGGCCAGGCGCTGCTTGCGCGACTGCGCGGGGGCACTGCGGCGTAG
- a CDS encoding PilZ domain-containing protein: MRRIRDFMPATLSVGVRPMEGIVAATSKDIAWLLPRDPRDPTPGLLPRPAQIRFMHQGHLVVLHGTADRAAQGCVAFTAAREGRVDNLRASPRLDVQLPVTVSGSGMTRETTTLNVSAGGAFLSGGFFGVSNSAVEVEIQMPRDGGAVKARGIIVRILPEGTGIRFTDIDPQSQATIDSMVLEVRAALARRFAEKQTREDAARGR; the protein is encoded by the coding sequence GTGCGACGGATCCGCGACTTCATGCCCGCGACGCTCAGCGTCGGCGTGCGCCCCATGGAAGGCATCGTCGCGGCGACGTCCAAGGACATCGCGTGGCTGCTGCCGCGCGATCCGCGGGACCCGACGCCGGGGCTGCTGCCGCGCCCGGCGCAGATCCGGTTCATGCACCAAGGCCATTTGGTTGTGTTGCACGGGACCGCCGACCGGGCCGCTCAGGGGTGCGTGGCGTTCACCGCCGCCAGGGAGGGGCGCGTCGACAACCTGCGCGCGTCGCCGCGGCTCGACGTCCAGCTGCCGGTGACGGTCAGCGGGAGCGGCATGACGCGCGAGACGACGACGCTGAACGTGAGCGCAGGCGGCGCGTTCCTGTCCGGCGGCTTCTTCGGCGTCAGCAACTCGGCGGTCGAAGTGGAGATCCAGATGCCCCGCGACGGCGGCGCCGTCAAGGCCCGCGGCATCATCGTCCGGATCCTCCCCGAAGGCACCGGCATCCGCTTCACCGACATCGACCCCCAGTCCCAAGCAACGATCGACTCGATGGTGCTGGAGGTCCGGGCGGCCCTGGCCCGCCGCTTCGCGGAGAAGCAGACGCGCGAAGACGCCGCCCGCGGCAGGTAA
- a CDS encoding MmcQ/YjbR family DNA-binding protein — protein sequence MKASELRDWCLSMPGAVEEFPFAPETSVFKIAGKIFVLSRLGAAPLKLSLRCEPLLGESLRASYASIVPGYHLNKKHWLTITVGEDAGDQMVLDLIQDSYDLVKPKRPSR from the coding sequence ATGAAGGCCTCGGAGCTGCGGGACTGGTGCCTGTCCATGCCGGGCGCCGTGGAGGAGTTCCCCTTCGCGCCCGAGACCTCCGTCTTCAAGATCGCGGGGAAGATCTTCGTCCTGTCGCGCCTCGGGGCCGCGCCGCTGAAGCTGTCGCTGAGGTGCGAGCCGTTGTTGGGGGAGTCGCTGCGCGCGTCCTACGCGTCGATCGTGCCCGGCTACCACCTCAACAAGAAGCACTGGCTGACGATCACCGTCGGCGAGGACGCCGGCGACCAGATGGTCCTGGACCTGATCCAGGACTCCTACGACCTGGTCAAGCCGAAGCGGCCTTCGCGCTGA
- a CDS encoding TetR/AcrR family transcriptional regulator, translating into MNPDGERLREESRNATEEAILDAARDALADTEYRRLTMDVIAKRAFVSRTALYFYFPNKRALVDRLISRAFLDMYEAASPYLDGSGDPRAELRRGLARTVRIIDRDGHVLTLAAMLSGEEDRLPPQWLPYVVRFVAAATDRIARDQARGIAPSDIPPRLAAQALLAMVERHVTLELIQGGGDAHQSIRVLAELWWRAVYSKPAEPLPADDD; encoded by the coding sequence GTGAACCCGGACGGCGAGCGCCTCAGGGAGGAGTCCCGCAACGCGACCGAGGAAGCGATCCTCGACGCCGCGCGCGACGCGCTCGCCGACACGGAGTACCGGCGCCTGACGATGGACGTCATCGCGAAGCGGGCGTTCGTCTCGCGGACCGCGTTGTACTTCTACTTCCCGAACAAGCGCGCGCTGGTGGATCGGTTGATCTCGCGCGCGTTCCTGGACATGTACGAGGCGGCGTCGCCGTACCTGGACGGCAGCGGCGACCCGCGCGCCGAGCTGCGCCGCGGCCTGGCCCGCACCGTCCGGATCATCGACCGCGACGGCCACGTCCTGACGCTGGCGGCGATGCTGTCCGGCGAGGAAGACCGGTTGCCGCCGCAGTGGCTGCCCTACGTGGTGCGGTTCGTCGCGGCCGCGACCGACCGCATCGCCCGCGACCAGGCCCGCGGCATCGCGCCTTCCGACATCCCGCCGCGCCTGGCGGCGCAGGCCCTGCTGGCGATGGTCGAACGCCACGTCACGCTCGAGCTGATCCAAGGCGGCGGCGACGCCCACCAGTCGATCCGGGTGTTGGCGGAGCTCTGGTGGCGCGCGGTGTACTCGAAGCCGGCCGAGCCGCTGCCGGCCGACGACGACTGA
- a CDS encoding acyl-CoA carboxylase subunit beta, with translation MSAVFDVTLEHHLAARARLELLFDPGTFRPIRTAVGDGVLSGSGRVQGRPVVAWAQDGSFKGGSLGSAGGETIARTIERADALGVPVVGFPHSGGARLQEGVAALTAYARIFRAQSIATVPMISVVSGPCAGGAAYSPALGDFVIMTAEAYMFLTGPKIIERVTREVISSEDLGGQKVHGANGVAQLLARDDVHAAELTRQLLTYLPDRVGGQGAPLVPPADAPDEDPGDVLPESPRQVYDVRLIAERLLDRGGFLEIAPKWARNLVVGFGRIEGRSVGVIANQAKHLGGCLDAAAAEKGAWFVELCDRFGIPLVVLSDTPGFLPGAKQEAAAVLRHGASLLRAFGAATVPRVTVTLRQAYGGAHIVMNSRDLGATLTLAWPEARIGVMGARQAVELVRRREIAAGADAVALADAYEAEHLPVRVAAAAGFVDEVVAPSETRDRIAHVLHMAKA, from the coding sequence ATGAGCGCCGTCTTCGACGTCACCCTCGAGCACCACCTCGCCGCCCGGGCGCGGCTGGAGCTGCTCTTCGACCCGGGCACGTTCCGGCCGATCCGCACCGCGGTCGGCGACGGCGTGCTGTCGGGGTCCGGGCGCGTCCAGGGCCGCCCCGTGGTCGCGTGGGCGCAGGACGGGTCGTTCAAGGGCGGCTCGCTGGGCAGCGCCGGTGGCGAGACGATCGCCCGGACGATCGAGCGTGCCGACGCGCTGGGCGTCCCGGTCGTCGGCTTCCCGCACTCCGGCGGCGCGCGGCTGCAGGAGGGCGTGGCGGCGCTGACTGCCTACGCCCGGATCTTCCGCGCGCAGTCGATCGCGACGGTCCCGATGATCTCCGTGGTCTCCGGGCCGTGCGCCGGCGGCGCCGCGTACTCGCCCGCGCTGGGCGACTTCGTGATCATGACGGCCGAGGCCTACATGTTCCTCACGGGGCCGAAGATCATCGAGCGCGTGACGCGCGAGGTGATCTCCTCGGAGGACCTCGGCGGGCAGAAGGTCCACGGCGCCAACGGGGTCGCGCAGCTGCTGGCGCGCGACGACGTCCACGCCGCGGAGCTGACGCGCCAGCTGCTGACGTACCTGCCGGACCGCGTCGGTGGCCAGGGCGCGCCGCTGGTCCCGCCGGCCGACGCGCCGGACGAGGATCCGGGTGACGTGCTGCCGGAGTCCCCGCGCCAGGTCTACGACGTGCGGCTGATCGCCGAGCGGCTGCTCGACCGCGGCGGGTTCCTGGAGATCGCGCCGAAGTGGGCGCGCAACCTGGTCGTCGGCTTCGGCCGGATCGAGGGAAGGTCGGTCGGCGTGATCGCCAACCAGGCCAAGCACCTCGGCGGCTGCCTCGATGCCGCCGCCGCCGAGAAGGGCGCGTGGTTCGTGGAGCTTTGCGATCGCTTTGGGATCCCGTTGGTCGTCCTGAGCGACACGCCGGGCTTCCTGCCCGGAGCCAAGCAGGAAGCGGCTGCCGTGCTGCGTCACGGCGCATCGCTGCTGCGCGCGTTCGGCGCGGCGACGGTCCCGCGGGTGACGGTCACGCTCCGTCAGGCGTATGGTGGAGCGCACATCGTCATGAACTCCCGCGATCTTGGTGCGACGTTGACGCTTGCCTGGCCTGAGGCCCGGATCGGTGTCATGGGCGCGCGCCAGGCCGTCGAGCTGGTCCGCCGCCGCGAGATCGCGGCCGGCGCAGACGCAGTGGCTTTGGCCGACGCGTACGAGGCAGAGCACCTGCCCGTTCGCGTTGCGGCCGCCGCGGGGTTCGTGGACGAGGTCGTCGCGCCGTCGGAGACGCGCGATCGCATCGCCCACGTCCTGCACATGGCCAAGGCGTGA
- a CDS encoding beta-ketoacyl-[acyl-carrier-protein] synthase family protein, protein MDGIVVTGRGIVSPVATGVDAFFDALLGMQGGISEDGLAPCADFDPETTMTPKEARRTDRFAQLAIDAAHQAAAEADLPNGVDPRRIGVIVGTGVGGLTTLQAECKTWLEEGDRAVSPLFVPMMMPNAAAGQIAMRLGLHGPGFSIASACSTGAHSIGEAARMIQRGEVDAMVAGGTEAALVGLCIAAFRRMGALSRVGESRPFDTRRDGFVMGEGSAVLVLEREEHARARGAQIFARVTGYGASNDAFHITQPEENGRGAVEAMTEALADAGLTPADIGYVNAHGTSTPINDRVETLALRKVFGEDSGPPVSSTKGAVGHTLGAAGAIEALACVEALRRGALPPTLGLEDVDPECAADHIAGAPREAPDLKVALSNSFAFGGQNATLVLQEA, encoded by the coding sequence ATGGACGGCATCGTCGTCACCGGACGGGGCATCGTGTCCCCGGTCGCCACGGGCGTGGACGCGTTCTTCGACGCGCTGCTCGGCATGCAGGGCGGGATCTCCGAGGATGGGCTCGCGCCGTGCGCCGACTTCGACCCGGAGACGACGATGACGCCGAAGGAGGCGCGGCGCACCGATCGCTTCGCGCAGCTGGCGATCGACGCCGCGCATCAGGCCGCGGCCGAGGCGGATCTGCCCAACGGGGTCGATCCGCGCCGCATCGGCGTCATCGTCGGCACCGGCGTGGGTGGGCTGACCACCCTGCAGGCCGAGTGCAAGACGTGGCTGGAGGAGGGCGACCGCGCGGTCTCGCCGCTCTTCGTCCCGATGATGATGCCCAACGCCGCGGCCGGGCAGATCGCGATGCGCCTGGGCCTGCACGGCCCCGGCTTCTCGATCGCGTCCGCGTGCTCGACCGGCGCGCACTCGATCGGCGAGGCCGCGCGGATGATCCAGCGCGGCGAGGTCGACGCGATGGTCGCCGGCGGCACCGAGGCCGCGCTCGTCGGCCTGTGCATCGCGGCGTTCCGGCGCATGGGCGCGCTGTCGCGCGTCGGCGAGTCGCGCCCGTTCGACACGCGCCGCGACGGCTTCGTGATGGGCGAGGGCTCGGCCGTGCTCGTGCTGGAGCGCGAGGAGCATGCGCGCGCTCGCGGCGCCCAGATCTTCGCGCGCGTGACCGGCTACGGCGCGTCCAACGACGCGTTCCACATCACCCAGCCCGAGGAGAACGGGCGCGGCGCGGTCGAGGCGATGACCGAGGCGCTCGCCGACGCGGGCCTGACGCCGGCCGACATCGGCTACGTCAACGCGCACGGCACCTCGACGCCGATCAACGACCGCGTCGAGACGCTCGCGCTGCGCAAGGTCTTCGGCGAGGACTCCGGCCCGCCGGTCTCCTCGACCAAGGGCGCCGTCGGGCACACGCTCGGCGCGGCCGGCGCGATCGAGGCGCTGGCCTGCGTGGAGGCGCTGCGCCGCGGCGCCCTGCCGCCCACGCTGGGCCTGGAAGACGTCGACCCCGAGTGCGCCGCCGATCACATCGCCGGCGCGCCGCGCGAAGCGCCCGACCTGAAGGTCGCGCTGAGCAACTCGTTCGCCTTCGGCGGACAGAACGCAACCCTCGTGTTGCAGGAAGCATAG
- a CDS encoding acyl carrier protein — protein MAADQQEILEAIRAELAAIKVPDAETAQPDTTWEQLDVDSLDLVELVKALEDRFGVQIADPDLKGIASVGDAISLVERLQGAAA, from the coding sequence ATGGCCGCCGACCAGCAGGAGATCCTGGAAGCCATCCGCGCCGAGCTCGCCGCGATCAAGGTGCCCGACGCCGAGACCGCGCAGCCCGACACGACGTGGGAGCAGCTCGACGTCGACTCGCTCGACCTCGTCGAGCTCGTCAAGGCGCTCGAGGACCGCTTCGGCGTCCAGATCGCCGACCCGGACCTGAAGGGCATCGCCTCCGTCGGCGACGCCATCTCCCTCGTCGAGCGCCTCCAGGGGGCCGCAGCGTAG
- the fabG gene encoding 3-oxoacyl-ACP reductase FabG: MPEQSEKVALVTGGTRGIGAAIADRLRADGYRVATLGRSGGDVQADVADAESVQKAFDEVRANYGPVLILVNNAGVTADGLAIRMPDDDWARVIDTNLTGAFNCTKRGLEDMLRARWGRIVNISSVSAERANSGQANYTAAKAGLLGYTRVVAKEMGKRNITSNAVTPGFVETDMTADLPKDEIAKAVPAGRLGQPEDIAAAVAFLVSDDAAYVNGATLAVDGGLGA; this comes from the coding sequence ATGCCTGAGCAGAGCGAGAAGGTCGCGCTGGTCACCGGCGGCACCCGCGGCATCGGCGCCGCGATCGCCGACCGCCTGCGCGCCGACGGCTACAGGGTCGCGACGCTGGGCCGCTCCGGCGGCGACGTGCAGGCCGACGTCGCCGACGCCGAGTCGGTCCAGAAGGCGTTCGACGAGGTGCGCGCGAACTACGGCCCCGTGCTGATCCTGGTCAACAACGCCGGCGTGACCGCCGACGGCCTGGCGATCCGGATGCCCGACGACGACTGGGCACGCGTCATCGACACCAACTTGACCGGCGCCTTCAACTGCACCAAGCGCGGCTTGGAGGACATGTTGAGGGCTCGCTGGGGCCGGATCGTCAACATCTCGTCGGTGAGCGCCGAGCGCGCGAACTCCGGCCAGGCGAACTACACCGCCGCGAAGGCCGGGCTGCTCGGCTACACGCGCGTGGTCGCCAAGGAGATGGGCAAGCGCAACATCACGTCCAACGCCGTGACGCCCGGGTTCGTCGAGACCGACATGACCGCCGACCTGCCCAAGGACGAGATCGCCAAGGCGGTCCCGGCCGGGCGGCTCGGGCAGCCGGAGGACATCGCGGCCGCGGTCGCGTTCCTGGTCTCCGACGACGCCGCCTACGTCAACGGCGCGACGCTCGCCGTGGACGGCGGGCTCGGCGCGTAG
- a CDS encoding beta-ketoacyl-ACP synthase 3 translates to MQAATVTEATPTTEAPTRITTTERRAPASTPRTRNRRPLPRGLTAGLFGVGAALPETEIDNAYWEQRLDTDDAWIVRRTGIRTRRWLEPGEPLAPLAAQACAAALADAGRLPDEVDQVIVTTITPDKVTPGLAPEVARLIGAHGAAAVDLNAACAGFLYALDQAAALVETGRAHVVLVCGAEALSRLTDTEDRGTAVLFGDGAGAVVVAAGELERGVARMVLGCDPEQGDLLFADNEDRKLRMQGREVYRHAVARMVEASRDALDAAGLSTADLDLFVAHQANARIIEAAARELGLPAEKLALNVDRVANTSSASIPLALAQAEADGLLKPGMTVGLAAFGAGFVWGAGVVSWKERQDVYA, encoded by the coding sequence ATGCAGGCAGCGACGGTCACCGAAGCGACTCCTACAACTGAGGCGCCCACGCGCATCACGACGACCGAGCGCCGCGCGCCGGCCTCGACCCCGCGCACGCGCAACCGGCGCCCGCTTCCGCGCGGGCTGACCGCCGGCCTCTTCGGCGTCGGCGCCGCGCTGCCGGAGACCGAGATCGACAACGCCTACTGGGAGCAGCGGCTCGACACCGACGACGCGTGGATCGTCCGCCGCACCGGCATCCGCACGCGCCGCTGGCTGGAGCCGGGCGAGCCGCTCGCGCCGCTGGCCGCCCAGGCCTGCGCCGCCGCGCTGGCCGACGCCGGCCGCCTGCCCGACGAGGTCGACCAGGTGATCGTCACGACGATCACGCCCGACAAGGTCACGCCGGGCCTCGCCCCCGAGGTCGCGCGCCTGATCGGCGCCCACGGCGCCGCCGCGGTCGACCTCAACGCCGCCTGCGCCGGGTTCCTGTACGCCTTGGACCAGGCCGCCGCGCTGGTCGAGACCGGCCGCGCCCACGTCGTCCTGGTCTGCGGTGCCGAAGCGCTCTCCCGCCTCACCGACACCGAGGACCGCGGCACCGCCGTCCTCTTCGGCGACGGCGCCGGCGCCGTGGTCGTCGCGGCCGGCGAGCTGGAGCGCGGCGTCGCGCGCATGGTCCTCGGCTGCGACCCCGAGCAGGGCGACCTCCTCTTCGCCGACAACGAGGACCGCAAGCTGCGGATGCAGGGCCGCGAGGTCTACCGCCACGCGGTCGCCCGGATGGTCGAGGCCTCGCGCGACGCGCTCGACGCCGCCGGCCTGAGCACCGCCGACCTCGACCTGTTCGTCGCCCACCAGGCCAACGCCCGGATCATCGAGGCCGCGGCCCGCGAGCTCGGCCTCCCCGCCGAGAAGCTCGCGCTCAACGTCGACCGCGTGGCCAACACGTCGAGCGCCTCGATCCCGCTGGCGCTCGCCCAGGCCGAGGCCGACGGCCTCCTCAAGCCCGGCATGACCGTCGGCCTCGCGGCCTTCGGCGCCGGCTTCGTGTGGGGCGCGGGCGTCGTCTCCTGGAAGGAGCGCCAGGACGTCTATGCCTGA
- a CDS encoding ACP S-malonyltransferase — protein MPSIAAIFPGQGSHAPDMDQPYRGQPAFERGLELLGFDPFERLDEGTRFQQPAIFLCSVAAWDLWRAENPDELSDVRAAAGHSLGEYAALVAAGVLQFDDAIALVNERASAMADAGDLHPGSMVAMLGGDDHAVRAMADRLGLTVANDNAPGQLVLSGAVEAIDQAEELARDETGARARRLQVSAAFHSPLMQPAAARLATALAQVEIGTPHFPVYANGTAAPFTDVRRELSENLLRAVRWRETMLALRAAGIERYVEHGPGAVLTGLVKRTLAAA, from the coding sequence GTGCCTTCGATCGCCGCGATCTTCCCCGGGCAGGGCTCACACGCGCCCGACATGGACCAGCCCTACCGCGGCCAGCCCGCGTTCGAGCGCGGCCTGGAGCTGCTGGGCTTCGACCCGTTCGAGCGCCTGGACGAGGGCACGCGCTTCCAGCAGCCCGCGATCTTCCTCTGCTCCGTCGCCGCCTGGGACCTCTGGCGCGCGGAGAACCCGGACGAGCTGTCCGACGTCCGCGCCGCCGCCGGCCACTCGCTCGGCGAGTACGCCGCGCTGGTCGCCGCCGGCGTCCTGCAGTTCGACGACGCGATCGCCCTCGTCAACGAGCGCGCCTCGGCGATGGCCGACGCCGGCGACCTGCACCCCGGCTCGATGGTCGCGATGCTCGGCGGCGACGACCACGCCGTCCGGGCGATGGCGGACCGCCTGGGCCTGACCGTCGCCAACGACAACGCGCCCGGCCAGCTCGTCCTGTCCGGCGCCGTCGAGGCGATCGACCAGGCCGAGGAGCTCGCCCGCGACGAGACCGGCGCGCGCGCCCGCCGCCTCCAGGTCTCCGCCGCGTTCCACTCGCCGCTGATGCAGCCCGCCGCCGCCCGGCTGGCGACGGCGCTCGCGCAGGTGGAGATCGGCACCCCGCACTTCCCGGTGTACGCCAACGGGACGGCCGCGCCGTTCACCGACGTCCGCCGTGAGTTGAGCGAGAACCTCCTGCGCGCCGTCCGGTGGCGGGAGACGATGCTGGCGCTGCGCGCGGCCGGCATCGAGCGCTACGTCGAGCATGGTCCCGGCGCGGTGCTCACCGGATTGGTCAAGCGAACCCTGGCGGCGGCGTAG
- a CDS encoding RNA polymerase sigma factor, which yields MDDDFAAFYERHVGVVTAYVARRVGGRADLAFDVVAETFARALERRAQHDPDRGPEIAWLIGIARNLLADAAARRRVDAAARIRLGMAPIALDDDALRAVEVRASHDLAGALAALPDDQREAVLRRVLADESYTAIAASIGTSEQVIRQRVSRGLARLRRTLENPA from the coding sequence GTGGACGACGACTTCGCCGCCTTCTACGAGCGACATGTAGGTGTCGTGACCGCGTACGTCGCGCGGCGCGTCGGCGGCCGGGCCGACCTGGCGTTCGACGTCGTCGCCGAGACGTTCGCGCGGGCGCTGGAGCGCCGGGCGCAGCACGACCCGGACCGCGGGCCCGAGATCGCGTGGCTGATCGGGATCGCCCGCAACCTGCTGGCCGACGCCGCCGCGCGGCGGCGCGTCGACGCCGCGGCGCGGATCCGGCTCGGCATGGCGCCGATCGCGCTCGACGACGACGCGTTGCGGGCCGTCGAGGTGCGCGCGTCCCACGACCTCGCGGGCGCGCTCGCCGCGCTCCCGGACGACCAGCGCGAGGCGGTCCTGCGCCGCGTCCTCGCCGACGAGTCCTACACCGCGATCGCCGCCTCGATCGGCACCTCCGAGCAGGTCATCCGCCAGCGCGTCTCCCGCGGCCTGGCCCGTCTGCGCCGAACCCTGGAGAACCCCGCATGA